The following are encoded together in the Nitrospiraceae bacterium genome:
- a CDS encoding TraR/DksA family transcriptional regulator, with protein sequence MTQPTPESDHFRATLLTLQRDLLALSSTGQESAQPVELDQTTVGRVSRMDALQQQAMAQSAQQRRLIQLQRIESALQRLENGKFGWCVRCGQEISRKRLDVDPTAPLCIAWADGRSQYVSHALFTDPSPTGIYKLTWRPVMKKSHTKTVVQTWWTIFPHHTPYSS encoded by the coding sequence ATGACACAGCCAACTCCTGAGTCCGACCATTTTCGAGCAACGCTCCTAACCCTCCAGAGAGATCTGTTGGCCTTATCCTCCACCGGGCAGGAATCAGCCCAACCAGTGGAACTGGACCAGACCACGGTCGGACGCGTCTCACGAATGGATGCCCTCCAACAACAAGCGATGGCTCAATCCGCGCAACAACGTCGACTCATTCAATTGCAGCGGATCGAATCCGCCCTCCAACGCCTTGAAAACGGCAAATTCGGCTGGTGTGTGAGGTGTGGGCAAGAAATTTCCAGAAAACGATTAGATGTGGATCCCACCGCCCCCCTCTGTATCGCCTGGGCTGATGGAAGAAGCCAATACGTGTCACATGCCCTATTCACAGACCCGTCTCCCACCGGAATATACAAACTCACCTGGAGACCTGTCATGAAGAAATCACATACTAAGACAGTTGTCCAAACCTGGTGGACCATTTTCCCTCATCACACTCCTTATTCATCCTGA
- a CDS encoding FABP family protein, with protein MTGTHHSDFTSAEIIRHLGPLTSLAGTWEGDSGVDIAPAKEGSHETHYRERLQFDPIGPVVNGSQVLYGLRYSTVAWPLIQEQPFHEEVGYWLWDAASQQVMRCFMVPRGVLVNAGGTSEPDAKEFHMAAEAGNGVYGILSNPYLDEASKTVRYELSVTIHETWKFSYKENTQLQIAGRPEVLHHTDQNTLTRL; from the coding sequence ATGACCGGAACACACCATTCCGACTTCACTTCTGCGGAAATCATTCGCCACTTGGGCCCACTCACTTCTCTGGCCGGAACCTGGGAAGGCGATTCGGGTGTCGACATCGCACCGGCCAAAGAGGGCAGCCACGAAACTCATTATCGGGAACGATTGCAGTTTGACCCAATCGGACCTGTCGTTAATGGCTCGCAAGTGCTCTATGGTCTGCGTTACTCGACTGTGGCCTGGCCCTTGATTCAGGAACAGCCGTTTCACGAAGAAGTCGGATATTGGTTGTGGGATGCGGCCAGTCAACAGGTCATGCGGTGTTTTATGGTTCCTCGAGGTGTCCTGGTGAATGCAGGCGGGACTTCGGAGCCTGACGCAAAAGAATTTCACATGGCCGCTGAGGCGGGGAACGGGGTATATGGAATTCTCTCCAATCCCTATCTGGATGAGGCTTCGAAAACAGTGCGATATGAATTATCCGTCACCATTCATGAAACATGGAAGTTCAGCTATAAGGAAAATACGCAGTTACAGATTGCGGGACGCCCTGAGGTCCTGCACCACACTGATCAAAACACCCTGACACGTTTATAA
- a CDS encoding SDR family NAD(P)-dependent oxidoreductase, giving the protein MTQKILLIGNSDGIGAAVTRALIARGEHVVGLSRSPSPLGPDGPRHIVQDIAAPEYPQVLETLLADEGPFDACIFCAAIGSRLTLPDLSQEARVIDVNFTSMVRTLAALAPGWLEREQGHFIGLSSLADDFYNADSPSYTASKAGISNYLVSMGFKLRSHGVYVSNIRFGYVDTKLPKASWKPLMLTADQAAGHVLRCLRTKPRQLSVPKFAGLAIHGIRWMQSIRIWWP; this is encoded by the coding sequence ATGACACAGAAGATTCTTCTGATTGGCAATTCTGATGGAATCGGAGCAGCGGTGACCCGCGCCCTTATTGCCCGCGGCGAACATGTCGTCGGACTTTCAAGAAGTCCTAGTCCACTTGGTCCCGATGGCCCACGGCATATCGTACAGGATATCGCCGCTCCCGAATATCCACAGGTTCTCGAAACCCTTCTTGCGGACGAAGGGCCTTTTGATGCCTGCATATTTTGCGCGGCCATTGGCTCAAGACTGACGCTTCCTGACCTCTCACAGGAAGCCCGGGTCATTGACGTGAATTTCACGTCGATGGTTCGGACCCTGGCTGCCCTCGCCCCAGGCTGGCTTGAGCGAGAACAGGGGCACTTCATCGGCCTATCAAGTCTCGCCGATGATTTTTACAACGCCGACTCCCCTTCCTATACGGCATCGAAGGCCGGCATTAGTAATTATTTAGTCTCCATGGGGTTCAAACTCCGATCACATGGGGTGTACGTGAGTAATATCCGCTTTGGCTATGTGGATACGAAGCTGCCCAAGGCGTCCTGGAAGCCCCTGATGTTGACCGCCGATCAAGCCGCAGGTCATGTCCTACGCTGCCTGAGAACAAAACCCAGACAACTGAGCGTCCCCAAGTTCGCAGGCCTCGCCATTCACGGTATCCGTTGGATGCAGTCAATTCGAATATGGTGGCCTTAA
- a CDS encoding toll/interleukin-1 receptor domain-containing protein yields MKKNITVFVSYARANRDLATRLLKKFKEQAAPSKQYHYTFWRDSDILVGEKWHEEIQHALGECDVGLVLISPALLGSQYIQDHELPRFVKSGGRAVIPVMLQPIDLERHDLKGLLQTQIFRLDRPRFASPKAYGECSGSHRDQFALELFGQVEARLDKMVAK; encoded by the coding sequence ATGAAAAAGAACATTACCGTGTTTGTGTCCTATGCCCGCGCCAATCGTGATCTGGCGACCCGATTGTTGAAAAAGTTTAAAGAGCAGGCTGCGCCCTCCAAGCAGTATCACTATACCTTCTGGCGGGATAGCGATATCCTGGTAGGCGAAAAATGGCACGAAGAAATTCAGCACGCTTTGGGAGAGTGCGACGTGGGTTTGGTCCTGATCAGCCCTGCGTTGCTCGGATCCCAATATATTCAGGATCACGAACTTCCCAGGTTTGTGAAGAGTGGAGGTCGAGCCGTCATTCCGGTCATGTTGCAACCCATCGATTTGGAACGTCATGATCTGAAAGGGTTGCTCCAGACGCAAATCTTTCGGCTGGATCGCCCCCGTTTCGCCTCTCCAAAAGCCTACGGAGAATGTTCGGGTTCTCATCGTGATCAATTTGCGTTGGAATTGTTTGGGCAGGTTGAAGCCCGTCTGGATAAAATGGTGGCCAAATAA
- a CDS encoding DUF2130 domain-containing protein yields the protein MPEPTIICPQCKTEIKLTESLAAPLLEATKRDFEQRLAQKDAAAAKRDAALREREALLAKSQERFEEQVADKLKLERSKIVAEEARKARLALANDLDQKSKEIREIQEILKHKDEKLAEAQKVQADLLRKQRELDDAKRELDLTIEKRVQEGLAATRDQAKKEAEEGLKFKVMEKEQTIASMQKQIEELKRRAEQGSQQLQGEVQELELEAMLISKFPLDQISPVAKGEHGGDVLHRVAGSFGQACGTILWESKRTKNWSDGWLIKLREDQRQAKAEIAIIVSQALPKEVEAFEFIDGVWVTHPKVALPLAVAMRNTLMEVAGARQASEGQQTKMEMVYQYLMGPRFRQRVQAIVEGFSSMKDDLDKERKVIMKQWAKREEQIDRVMMATVGMYGDLQGIAGKTLQEIEGLELQALDAPKDESDGRLL from the coding sequence ATGCCTGAACCTACAATCATCTGCCCACAGTGTAAAACGGAAATCAAACTGACTGAGTCGCTCGCGGCCCCTCTTCTCGAAGCCACCAAGCGGGACTTCGAGCAACGACTTGCTCAAAAAGATGCCGCAGCCGCCAAGCGGGATGCGGCCTTGCGTGAGCGCGAAGCTCTGCTGGCCAAATCTCAGGAAAGGTTCGAAGAGCAAGTCGCTGACAAGCTAAAACTCGAACGCAGCAAAATTGTGGCGGAAGAAGCGAGAAAAGCCAGGCTGGCGCTTGCGAATGATCTCGATCAGAAATCTAAAGAAATACGTGAGATTCAAGAAATTCTTAAACACAAGGATGAAAAGCTTGCCGAAGCACAAAAAGTTCAAGCTGATTTGCTCCGTAAGCAACGGGAACTGGATGACGCCAAACGCGAATTGGATCTCACCATAGAAAAGCGCGTCCAGGAGGGACTCGCAGCCACCAGGGATCAGGCCAAAAAAGAAGCCGAAGAAGGGCTCAAATTTAAAGTCATGGAGAAAGAGCAGACTATTGCGTCCATGCAAAAACAAATTGAAGAACTCAAGCGTCGTGCTGAACAGGGATCTCAACAACTTCAGGGCGAAGTCCAGGAGCTCGAACTCGAAGCGATGCTCATCTCCAAATTCCCCCTGGATCAGATTTCACCGGTGGCCAAAGGCGAGCATGGCGGCGATGTGCTGCACCGGGTTGCCGGTTCATTCGGGCAAGCCTGCGGAACCATCTTGTGGGAATCGAAGCGAACCAAGAATTGGAGTGATGGCTGGCTTATCAAGTTACGTGAGGATCAGCGGCAGGCCAAAGCTGAAATCGCGATCATTGTCAGCCAGGCTCTCCCCAAAGAAGTAGAAGCATTCGAATTCATCGACGGCGTCTGGGTCACCCATCCCAAGGTCGCCCTGCCGCTGGCCGTTGCCATGCGTAATACGCTTATGGAGGTGGCAGGCGCCCGGCAGGCTTCGGAAGGGCAGCAAACTAAAATGGAAATGGTCTATCAGTATTTAATGGGTCCGCGCTTCCGGCAACGGGTTCAAGCGATCGTCGAAGGGTTCTCCTCGATGAAGGATGATCTTGATAAGGAGCGGAAAGTCATCATGAAGCAATGGGCTAAACGCGAAGAGCAAATTGATCGGGTGATGATGGCGACTGTGGGCATGTATGGGGACCTGCAAGGCATTGCCGGAAAGACGTTACAGGAAATTGAAGGACTGGAACTTCAGGCGTTAGACGCGCCGAAGGACGAATCCGACGGAAGATTATTGTAA
- a CDS encoding cytochrome c translates to MQLILRQKIQSRVWIIVAAVSFVCASAWAGSAGDLQPRVPPDRMEQALSFTNPFTPTEEFIASGKKLYEGKGWCAFCHGWEGTGAPTAGRTFPPDIKMPTNFADAAWQAARSDGELFWVLIHGSHGTDMVPYMPQYITDKEAWQIIAYIRTFGGT, encoded by the coding sequence ATGCAATTAATATTGAGGCAAAAGATTCAATCGAGAGTCTGGATCATCGTTGCCGCGGTTTCTTTCGTCTGTGCCTCGGCTTGGGCGGGCAGTGCCGGGGATCTCCAGCCGCGGGTCCCTCCCGATCGCATGGAACAGGCGCTGTCCTTTACAAATCCCTTTACCCCTACAGAGGAATTTATTGCGAGCGGGAAAAAACTCTATGAAGGCAAGGGCTGGTGCGCCTTTTGTCATGGCTGGGAGGGGACAGGGGCACCGACTGCAGGTCGAACCTTTCCTCCTGATATCAAAATGCCGACCAATTTTGCAGATGCGGCTTGGCAGGCAGCCAGAAGTGATGGGGAACTATTCTGGGTTTTGATTCATGGGAGTCATGGGACCGACATGGTGCCATACATGCCGCAGTATATTACGGATAAGGAGGCCTGGCAGATCATCGCCTATATCCGAACCTTCGGAGGAACTTAA
- a CDS encoding superoxide dismutase family protein has translation MGEQQFRTSQMVGFAALLLAVVGGCSHYGNHEISKSAKATIQGCTDPAITGTATLKEFESEEGIKKLYVQMEVKGLKDGKHAVHIHEVASCQPCGAAKGHHDPGPFGKSTPDAPDFNHPFHMGDLVNITVINGVGKLHAVTTRVALSDGRLSVFDEDGSAFIIHTNEDLYCDQDSELNPGCAGGARDACGIIEPVTST, from the coding sequence ATGGGGGAACAACAATTCAGAACAAGTCAGATGGTAGGCTTTGCGGCGCTACTATTGGCGGTAGTTGGGGGATGTAGTCATTACGGAAACCACGAAATATCTAAATCGGCCAAGGCGACCATTCAAGGATGCACGGATCCGGCCATTACGGGAACCGCCACTCTCAAAGAATTTGAATCTGAAGAAGGCATCAAGAAACTGTATGTCCAGATGGAGGTCAAGGGGTTAAAGGATGGGAAACATGCGGTCCATATTCATGAGGTTGCCAGTTGCCAGCCGTGTGGGGCTGCGAAAGGCCATCATGATCCCGGGCCCTTTGGCAAGTCCACACCTGACGCGCCGGACTTCAATCATCCCTTTCACATGGGTGATTTGGTCAATATCACGGTAATCAACGGGGTGGGGAAACTGCATGCGGTGACCACCAGGGTTGCGTTATCGGATGGCCGGTTGAGCGTGTTTGATGAAGATGGAAGTGCATTTATCATCCACACCAATGAAGATCTCTATTGCGATCAGGATAGCGAACTCAATCCGGGATGTGCCGGGGGTGCTCGTGATGCCTGTGGAATCATTGAGCCGGTAACCTCAACGTAG